DNA from Amorphoplanes friuliensis DSM 7358:
TCGATCAAGGCATCGAGGTGCGTGGCGTCCTGCGCGGCGGCTGCGAGCACGGCGGCCTCATCCTCGGCAAAAACACAGCCGGCGGCCCGGAGCCGCCGGACGGCATCGGTCAGATCGGAAGCAGTCACGGACCCATCTCATAGCACGGAAGGCGGGCGGGACAGCGGTTATCCACAAGGCCGGGTTATCCACAGCGAGGTGGGCGGGGGAGAGGCCGGAAGTCCTAACTTCGGCCGGTGCGAAACCCCGATGCGAGCGCCAGACTGCGGACCCTCCTGGTCCCTTCCCCGGTACGCGAGAGTGCCGCCTCGTCGTACCCGGCGGGCTCGCCCTGGGCCGGGGCGCCGGGCTCGATACCTGATCGTGAAGCCGGAGTTGTTCGCGCGGCTCCTGCGCCTTCCGCTTCGTCCGGCCTTCCTGCACCCACTGCGGTGGCGCGGCCGGGAACGCTGTCGGCGGCGTCCGTCGGTTCGGTGCCGCCTGTTTCGCTTGCTTCCGAAGGGCCTGCTGGTTCCGGGTGGCCGCAGCCGGGAGGACCACCGCTGACCTGGAACGACCTGCTGCCGGGATGGCCCGACGACGTGACGCTCGAGCCCGACGATCCCGGCCGGCCGGACGAGCCGCCGGCACCAGCGCCGCGTGCGATGACTCCCGAGGAGCTCGCCTACCGCCCGGCGTGGGCGGCGGCCGAGACGAGCGCACGCCGCCAGATCCGTCCGCCGTCTCCCTACGGAAGCGAGCCCTCGGACCTTTCACCGCCCGGCGTTTCTCCCGCCGGCCCCTCTCTGACCGGCCGACCTTCTCTCGGCGTCGACGACCTCGACTCCGACGCTTTCGAAGATCCGCTCACCGGGGCCGGAGCGTTCGACGCTGCGCCGCGATCACGGCTGGGCGCCTTCGATCCGGGCAAACGCGGCGCGCGGGCACTGGCCGCCGTTGCGGTGATCGTGGTGCTGGTCGCTGCGTTCCTGGCCTGGCGTGCGCGACCGCGTGTCGACCCAGTCGTGCCGCCGGTGGTCGACTCCGTGGCCACGGACGCGCCGTTTGCCGACATCAGCGGGTCCACAGCTGCTTCCGGGCCGGTCGAGGTGGTGGTGGCCGTCGGCGGAAAGGTCCGCAAGCCCGGCCTCGTGCAGCTACCGCCCGGAGCCCGCGTCGCGGACGCCCTCAAGGCCGCGGGCGGCGCCAACCCCGGCGTGGACGTCGCACCCCTGAACCTGGCCCGCAAAGTAACCGACGGCGAACTCATCATGGTCGGCGTCCCCCTCCCGCCCGGTGCCGCCGGACCGGCCGCCCCGGCCGGACCCGGTCAGCCGGGGGCGGGCCCGGTCAACCTCAACACCGCCACCCTGGCCGACCTCGACACCCTCCCCGGCGTCGGCCCCGTCCTGGCCCAGCGCATCCTCGACGCCCGGGACGCCCAGGGTGGTTTCAAGGCCGTCGCGGATCTCCGCAAGGTGCAGGGCATCGGCACCAGCCGCTTCGACCAGCTCAAAGACCTGGTGACGGTGTGACCACCCGTCCCCGTTCACCGGAACTCAGTGCGCCGGATCGCCGGCCGCCGGACCTTCGGCTGGCTGGGTTTGCGGTTGCTCTCTGGCTTGCTTCGCTTGCCTCGCTGTATCTGTCCGCCCGCATGGGACTTGTCATCGGCGGCGTAGCTCTTGCAGCGGCAGGCGGGACGGTCCTGGCTGGACTTCGTCGTGGCCCGGGTCAGTCACCCCGCGAGCGCACTGGTCTCGATGTGGGGGCGGTGAGGTGGGTGGTCGTGGCCGCTCTGCTCGGGTGTGGGTGCGGGGCTGTTGCGACCGCGGCGCGGGTGAGTGTGCGGGAGGCGGGGCCTTTGGTGGCGCTTGTGGAGGAGGAGGCGCGCGTACGGGTGGAGCTTGTGGTGCGGGATGATCCGCGGGCTTTGCGGGGGTCGCCGGGGTTGCCGCCCACCTATCTGGTTTCGGTTGATCTCACCGCGGTGCATCCGGACGGCGCGCCGCGGGTGCGGCTCGAGGCGCGTGGGCTGGTGCTCGGGTCCGATCCTGGTTGGAAGGTGCTGCTGCCGGGGCAGCGGGTTTTGGCCACGGGCCGGTTGATGGCACCGCGCGGTGGTGACCTGAAGGCCGCGGTGCTGTCGGTCAAGGACCCGCCGGAGTTGCAGGGGCGTTCGTCGTGGGCGCAGCGGGCGGCCGGTGTGCTGCGGGCCGGGTTGCAACGGGCGTGCGCGCCGCTGCCCGACGATGTCGGCGGGCTGCTTCCCGGGCTTGTCGTCGGGGACACCAGCCGACTCGATCCGGCGTTGGAGGAAGACTTTCGCGAGACCGGGATGACCCATTTGAACGCCGTAAGTGGGGCAAATGTGGCAATCATCCTGGGTGTAGTGCTCTTCGCCGTGCGGTGGACGCGGGCCGGGCCCGTTGTCATCGCGGTCGTCTGTGCGGTGGCGCTGGTCGGCTTTGTGATTCTGGCGCGGCCGTCGCCGAGTGTGGTGCGGGCTGCGGCGATGGGCGCGATCGGGCTGCTCGGGCTGGCGGCGGGGCGTCCTCGGGCGGCATTGCCCGCGCTGGCCGCCGGTGTCGCCGTACTGATTGTTGTCGACCCTGAGCTGGCCGGTGATGTGGGTTTTGCCTTGTCCGTGCTGGCCACGAGCGGGTTGCTGCTGCTCGCTCCTAAGTGGCGCGACGCGTTGCGGAGTCGTGGATGGCCGCCCGGTGCGGCCGAAGCCCTGGCCGTGCCCGCCGCCGCGCAGGTTGCGTGCGGCCCCGTCGTGGCCGGGATCTCGGGATCGGTGAGTCTGGTCGCGGTGCCGGCGAACCTGCTGGTGGTTCCGGCGATCGCGCCCGCGACGCTGCTCGGGGTTTCCGCCGCCGTGCTGTCGCCGATCTGGCCGGCGGGAGCCGAGTTCACCGCGTGGGTCGGGCAGTGGCCCGCCCGCTGGCTGGTTGTTGTTGCGACCTACGGCGCGCGGGTGCCTGCCGGTGCGCTGCCGTGGCCCGGTGGGGTGCTGGGGGCGGTGCTGCTGGGTGTGGTCACGGTGGCGTTGCTCCTCGCCGCGCGGCGGCCCGTGGTGCGGCGGCTGGTTGCCGTGCTGGCGGTGGGGGCGATGCTCGGGACTCTGCCCGTACGCGTGCTGGCGTCGGGCTGGCCGCCGCCGCGCTGGCTGGTCGTCGCTTGTGCGGTGGGGCAGGGGGACGCCGTGGTGTTGCCTGCGGGGGCGGGACGGGCTGTGGTCGTGGACGCCGGGCCGGAGCCGACACCGGTCGACCACTGTCTGCGGCGGCTCGGGGTGCGGCACGTTGTGCTCTTTGTGGTCAGTCACTTTCATGTGGACCACATCGGTGGGGTGGCCGGCGTCTTCCGGAACAGGACCGTGTCGGCCGTCATCACACCCGACTGGCCCGAGCCGCCCGGTGGGCGCGCGCTGGTCGCCGCGCAGGCCGCCGGTGCGCGTACGCCGGTGCTGGCGGTCAAGCCCGGCTGGTCGTACGCGGTGGGTGGCCTCGAGGTGACCGTGGTCGGGCCGTACGAGCCGTTGCGGGGCACTAACTCGGACCCGAACAACAACTCGCTGGTGCTCCGGGCGCGGGTCGGTGGGCGGACGGTGCTGCTGCCCGGTGACGCCGAGACCGAGGAGCAGCAGGAACTCCTCGACCACCTCGGACCCGCCGCCGTACGCGCCGACGTGCTGAAAGTCGCGCACCACGGCAGCGCGTACCAGCTGCCGGAGTTTGTCGACGCCGTCGATCCCGCGGTGGCGCTCGTCTCCGTGGGGCTCGGCAACGACTACGGGCACCCGAACGCCGGGCTGCTCGCGCGGCTCAGCCGGGGTGGGGCGCGTGTGCTGCGTACCGATGAAGGGGGTGACCTGGCCGCGGTCAGCGTGGGTGACGGGCTGGCGGTTGTCGCCCGGGGGGACCCGCCGGCGCCCTGACCTGCGCTGTCACATCGTCGTGGGGCGGCTCGTCCTTGCTCTCGGAAGCACGATGAACGAAGGAGGCAGCGATGAAGGTCGCAGTGGCAGGCGGCACCGGGCTGACGGGACGGCACGTCATCGAGGTGCTGACGGCCGCCGGACACGAGCCCGTGGTGCTGGCCCGGTCGGCGGGTGCGGACCTGATGACCGGCGCGGGGCTGGACGCCGCGCTCGACGGGGTGGACGCGACGATCGACGTGAGCAACGTGACGACGATGAACCGTGACGTCGCGATGCGGTTCTTCGGCACGGCCGGGCGCAACCTGCTCGACGCCGCCGCCCGCGCCGGGGTGCGGCACCACGTCGCCCTGTCGATCGTCGGCGTCG
Protein-coding regions in this window:
- a CDS encoding ComEC/Rec2 family competence protein, with translation MALVEEEARVRVELVVRDDPRALRGSPGLPPTYLVSVDLTAVHPDGAPRVRLEARGLVLGSDPGWKVLLPGQRVLATGRLMAPRGGDLKAAVLSVKDPPELQGRSSWAQRAAGVLRAGLQRACAPLPDDVGGLLPGLVVGDTSRLDPALEEDFRETGMTHLNAVSGANVAIILGVVLFAVRWTRAGPVVIAVVCAVALVGFVILARPSPSVVRAAAMGAIGLLGLAAGRPRAALPALAAGVAVLIVVDPELAGDVGFALSVLATSGLLLLAPKWRDALRSRGWPPGAAEALAVPAAAQVACGPVVAGISGSVSLVAVPANLLVVPAIAPATLLGVSAAVLSPIWPAGAEFTAWVGQWPARWLVVVATYGARVPAGALPWPGGVLGAVLLGVVTVALLLAARRPVVRRLVAVLAVGAMLGTLPVRVLASGWPPPRWLVVACAVGQGDAVVLPAGAGRAVVVDAGPEPTPVDHCLRRLGVRHVVLFVVSHFHVDHIGGVAGVFRNRTVSAVITPDWPEPPGGRALVAAQAAGARTPVLAVKPGWSYAVGGLEVTVVGPYEPLRGTNSDPNNNSLVLRARVGGRTVLLPGDAETEEQQELLDHLGPAAVRADVLKVAHHGSAYQLPEFVDAVDPAVALVSVGLGNDYGHPNAGLLARLSRGGARVLRTDEGGDLAAVSVGDGLAVVARGDPPAP
- a CDS encoding helix-hairpin-helix domain-containing protein → MTPEELAYRPAWAAAETSARRQIRPPSPYGSEPSDLSPPGVSPAGPSLTGRPSLGVDDLDSDAFEDPLTGAGAFDAAPRSRLGAFDPGKRGARALAAVAVIVVLVAAFLAWRARPRVDPVVPPVVDSVATDAPFADISGSTAASGPVEVVVAVGGKVRKPGLVQLPPGARVADALKAAGGANPGVDVAPLNLARKVTDGELIMVGVPLPPGAAGPAAPAGPGQPGAGPVNLNTATLADLDTLPGVGPVLAQRILDARDAQGGFKAVADLRKVQGIGTSRFDQLKDLVTV